A window of the Bradyrhizobium ottawaense genome harbors these coding sequences:
- a CDS encoding alpha-D-ribose 1-methylphosphonate 5-triphosphate diphosphatase gives MTDMLIEGGRVLLGQEIVETTLRLAGREIVSVGSDHSRGSSGIDADGLLVLPGIVDLHGDAFERQMMPRPGVDFPIDVALVDSDRQAISNGITTVFHATTWSWEPGLRSADNAGRLLEAIEAMRPQLAADTRFHLRHETYNLDAETEIMEWLAEGRVDLFAFNDHMDSTVASLAKPQKRSRMMERTGLSGEAFDCLVERVVARAHDVPASIARLAQAARDANVRMLSHDDDSPEMRRAFRSHGVGIAEFPVNEETAREAASAGDFIVFGAPNVVRGGSHTGWTRASDMIAKGLCSVLASDYYYPAPLLAAFRLAADGVLPLAEAWQLISSAPAQAVGLTDRGTLAAAQRADILLVDNTLPLRPRIVAVISAGRLVHLTEANRLAHAPVARKAVAAA, from the coding sequence GTGACCGACATGTTGATTGAAGGCGGCCGGGTCTTGCTCGGCCAGGAAATTGTTGAAACCACGCTCCGGCTAGCAGGCCGCGAGATCGTTTCGGTTGGTTCAGATCACAGCCGCGGCTCGTCCGGCATCGATGCCGATGGTCTGCTGGTGCTGCCCGGAATCGTCGACCTCCATGGCGACGCCTTCGAGCGACAGATGATGCCCCGCCCCGGCGTCGACTTCCCCATCGACGTGGCGCTTGTCGACAGCGACCGCCAGGCGATCAGCAACGGCATCACCACCGTCTTTCACGCCACCACTTGGTCGTGGGAACCCGGCCTGCGCAGCGCTGACAACGCCGGGCGCCTGCTGGAAGCGATCGAGGCGATGCGGCCGCAACTTGCCGCCGACACCCGCTTCCATCTGCGCCACGAGACCTACAATCTCGATGCCGAGACCGAGATCATGGAATGGCTGGCCGAAGGGCGCGTCGACCTGTTCGCCTTCAACGACCATATGGATTCGACCGTCGCCAGCCTTGCCAAGCCGCAGAAGCGCAGCCGCATGATGGAACGCACCGGTCTTTCGGGCGAAGCCTTCGATTGCCTGGTGGAACGCGTGGTCGCCCGCGCCCATGACGTACCGGCCTCGATCGCCCGGCTGGCGCAGGCCGCGCGCGACGCCAATGTGCGGATGCTGTCACATGACGACGACAGCCCGGAGATGCGCAGGGCATTCCGGTCGCACGGCGTCGGCATCGCCGAATTTCCGGTTAACGAGGAAACCGCGCGCGAAGCGGCGAGTGCCGGCGACTTCATCGTATTCGGAGCTCCCAATGTCGTGCGCGGCGGCAGCCATACCGGCTGGACCAGGGCTTCCGACATGATCGCCAAGGGACTATGTTCGGTGCTGGCCTCCGACTATTACTATCCGGCGCCATTGCTGGCGGCATTTCGCCTCGCCGCCGATGGCGTGCTGCCTTTGGCCGAGGCCTGGCAATTGATCTCGTCCGCGCCGGCGCAAGCCGTCGGCCTGACCGATCGCGGCACGCTCGCCGCGGCGCAGCGCGCCGACATCCTGCTGGTCGACAACACGCTGCCGCTGCGGCCGCGAATCGTCGCGGTGATATCAGCCGGACGTCTGGTGCATCTGACCGAGGCCAACCGCCTCGCGCATGCGCCCGTCGCACGCAAGGCAGTTGCGGCCGCGTGA
- a CDS encoding DUF1045 domain-containing protein, with amino-acid sequence MATYPRYAIYYADAPDSTLDRFGASLLGYDAYGGEELPFPDGVPPDWRELTQDPRKYGFHATLKAPMTLAPGRTEAQLVAACELFADAARPVPLIRPVVGSISGFIAVIPAEPSPELERLAADCTRAFDFFRAPLTPEDRARRNPAKLTARQCGYLDRWGYPYVMEEFRFHMTLTGRLPAERRGAVVAMLQSRFVAIEVATLEIDRIALFRQDDTASRFGIIGHWPLRASS; translated from the coding sequence ATGGCAACTTACCCCCGTTACGCAATCTATTACGCCGACGCACCCGACAGCACGCTCGACCGCTTCGGCGCGTCGTTGCTCGGTTACGATGCCTATGGCGGCGAAGAGCTGCCGTTTCCCGACGGGGTCCCGCCGGACTGGCGCGAACTGACGCAGGATCCCCGCAAATACGGCTTTCACGCCACGCTGAAGGCCCCGATGACGCTGGCGCCAGGCCGAACCGAAGCCCAGCTTGTTGCAGCTTGCGAACTGTTTGCCGATGCGGCGCGGCCGGTCCCCCTGATCAGGCCGGTGGTCGGCTCCATCAGCGGTTTTATTGCCGTAATCCCGGCCGAACCGTCCCCCGAGCTCGAGCGATTGGCGGCCGATTGCACCCGCGCCTTCGACTTCTTCCGCGCACCGCTGACGCCGGAAGATCGTGCGCGGCGCAACCCGGCAAAGCTGACGGCGCGGCAATGTGGCTATCTGGACCGCTGGGGCTACCCTTATGTGATGGAAGAGTTTCGCTTTCACATGACGCTGACCGGGCGGCTGCCCGCCGAGCGGCGCGGCGCCGTGGTGGCGATGCTGCAAAGCCGTTTTGTCGCGATCGAGGTTGCGACGCTGGAGATCGACCGGATCGCCCTGTTCCGCCAGGACGACACAGCGTCCCGCTTTGGGATCATCGGCCACTGGCCGTTGCGCGCCAGCAGCTAA
- a CDS encoding cupin domain-containing protein: protein MASDNNGAFIRNIAEVPWREFPNHFGGALSKPLVMPETAGSRYIDYRISMYQPMAHVARHKHQVQEQIYHVLEGEGLMEIAGKNHVVRKHDFIFLPPGVEHAISNSGLTDLVFLVITSPVTDDEKPV, encoded by the coding sequence ATGGCTTCAGACAACAACGGCGCCTTCATTCGCAATATCGCCGAAGTGCCGTGGCGCGAATTCCCCAATCATTTCGGCGGCGCGCTGTCGAAACCGCTGGTGATGCCGGAGACGGCGGGCTCGCGTTACATTGATTACCGCATCTCGATGTACCAGCCGATGGCGCATGTCGCGCGCCACAAGCATCAGGTTCAGGAACAGATCTATCACGTGCTCGAGGGCGAAGGGCTGATGGAGATTGCAGGCAAGAATCATGTCGTGCGCAAGCATGACTTCATCTTCCTGCCGCCCGGCGTCGAACACGCGATTTCGAATTCGGGGCTGACCGATCTGGTGTTCCTGGTGATCACCTCGCCGGTGACGGACGACGAAAAGCCGGTGTGA
- a CDS encoding SDR family oxidoreductase has protein sequence MLLAGKKVVVVGGSSGIGLSTAEMAKREGADVIIASRNVDRLDKAADALNAIAIPADVTSDESVASLFRSSGPVDHVVVTAAQLRTGPFKTVTMEDVRGTMEGKFWGAWRVAKHAEIRAGGSLTLVSGFLSVRPRPNSAIVSAANGALESLSRALALELAPVRVNCVSPGIIDTPIRAAMPEEARRDMLAKTAASLPVGRVGVGEDIARQILSFMANGFATGATVYIDGGALVI, from the coding sequence ATGTTGCTTGCAGGCAAGAAAGTCGTCGTCGTCGGTGGCTCCTCCGGCATCGGGCTGTCGACCGCCGAAATGGCCAAGCGCGAGGGCGCCGACGTCATCATCGCGTCCCGCAACGTCGATCGGCTCGACAAGGCCGCCGACGCCTTGAACGCGATCGCTATCCCCGCCGACGTCACCAGCGACGAAAGCGTCGCAAGCCTGTTTCGCAGCAGCGGTCCGGTCGATCATGTCGTGGTCACGGCCGCGCAGCTTCGCACCGGCCCGTTCAAGACGGTGACGATGGAGGATGTGCGCGGCACGATGGAAGGCAAATTCTGGGGCGCGTGGCGGGTCGCGAAGCATGCTGAAATCCGCGCCGGCGGATCGCTCACCCTGGTCTCCGGTTTCCTCAGTGTTCGCCCGCGGCCGAATTCGGCGATCGTCAGCGCCGCCAATGGCGCGCTGGAATCGCTGTCGCGGGCGCTGGCGCTCGAACTGGCGCCGGTGCGCGTCAATTGCGTCTCGCCCGGGATCATCGACACGCCGATCCGTGCCGCCATGCCGGAAGAAGCGCGGCGCGACATGCTGGCCAAGACCGCGGCGTCCCTGCCGGTCGGCCGCGTCGGTGTCGGCGAGGACATCGCGCGTCAAATCCTGAGCTTCATGGCGAACGGATTTGCGACGGGAGCGACCGTCTATATCGACGGCGGCGCGCTGGTGATCTGA
- a CDS encoding thiamine pyrophosphate-binding protein codes for MSGNTLNGAQVIVDYLIQEKVPQVFGLCGHGNIQFIDALYERSADIKTISTHHESVAGFMADVYYRVSGKVTATFTSCGPGSAQLPIALATAYLDSVPFLAVTGNVPTSQFNRGAFQEMYRQNQADFPSTVRGICKRVFQPTRGEMVPLAVRQAWKTMVTGRPGPVVLDVPYDVFMESAAEEAPDAKAWNGNISSRCGADPESVVKAVDMLLGAERPVIFVGQAIRHGGAAGELLQLAERLQIPVAASMSGLGAIDTLHPLSLGMVARGGHYQANHATRQADVLLSLGARFDDRTSSSWIPGYSFTIPPTRLIHVDIDPDEIGRNYPVALGLMADIRTFLRQVLAELDRRKDLTKKAEARKKWLAQIEGYRKEWDKLVAPGFTDDTQPINPQRAAFEIQRGLPDDAILVSDIGVHHNWLLGYCKPRRPDSMIGCMAFGSMGFGVAGVLGAKFAAPDRPCVSVCGDGAFFMQANVLGTAVEYNLPCVWVVWNNYAYASIRGLQRGYMGGRELATDFHDPITGQRYNPDFAAMARSCGVDGVRIDRAADLAEAIRRGIAANRPYLIDVDIAADINPAGAGIWELPGLGQSKPAIGTRYEPV; via the coding sequence ATGTCGGGTAATACGCTCAACGGTGCCCAGGTCATTGTCGATTACCTGATCCAGGAGAAGGTGCCGCAGGTGTTCGGCCTGTGCGGGCACGGCAATATCCAGTTCATCGACGCGCTCTATGAGCGCTCGGCCGACATCAAGACAATATCGACGCACCACGAAAGCGTCGCCGGCTTCATGGCCGACGTCTATTACCGCGTTTCGGGCAAGGTGACTGCGACCTTCACCTCCTGCGGTCCGGGTTCGGCGCAGCTGCCGATCGCGCTCGCCACCGCCTATCTTGACTCGGTGCCGTTCCTGGCGGTGACCGGCAATGTACCGACCAGCCAGTTCAATCGCGGCGCCTTTCAGGAGATGTACCGGCAGAACCAGGCCGATTTCCCATCGACCGTGCGCGGCATCTGTAAGCGGGTATTTCAGCCGACGCGTGGCGAGATGGTGCCACTTGCCGTCAGGCAGGCGTGGAAAACCATGGTGACCGGCCGTCCCGGACCGGTGGTTCTGGATGTCCCATATGACGTGTTCATGGAATCGGCTGCCGAGGAAGCGCCGGACGCGAAGGCGTGGAACGGCAACATTTCCAGCCGTTGCGGTGCCGATCCAGAAAGTGTCGTGAAGGCTGTCGATATGCTGCTCGGCGCGGAACGCCCAGTTATCTTTGTCGGTCAGGCGATCCGCCACGGCGGCGCGGCCGGCGAATTGCTCCAGCTTGCCGAACGTCTTCAGATTCCGGTGGCGGCTTCGATGAGCGGACTCGGCGCTATCGATACGTTGCATCCGCTCTCGCTGGGAATGGTGGCGCGTGGTGGCCACTATCAAGCGAACCACGCGACGCGACAAGCCGACGTGCTGCTGTCGCTCGGTGCGCGTTTCGACGATCGCACTTCAAGCTCGTGGATTCCGGGCTACTCGTTCACCATCCCGCCGACACGGCTCATTCACGTTGACATCGATCCGGATGAGATCGGCCGCAACTATCCGGTGGCGCTGGGTCTGATGGCCGACATCCGCACCTTTCTGCGCCAAGTCCTTGCTGAGCTCGATCGCCGCAAGGACCTCACCAAAAAGGCTGAAGCGCGCAAAAAATGGCTGGCTCAGATCGAAGGTTACCGCAAGGAGTGGGACAAGCTGGTGGCGCCGGGCTTCACCGACGACACCCAGCCAATCAATCCACAGCGCGCGGCATTCGAGATTCAGCGCGGACTACCCGACGACGCGATCCTGGTCAGCGACATCGGCGTGCACCACAACTGGTTGCTCGGCTATTGCAAGCCGCGCCGTCCGGATTCAATGATCGGCTGCATGGCATTCGGCTCCATGGGCTTCGGTGTCGCCGGCGTGCTCGGCGCTAAATTCGCAGCGCCCGACCGGCCCTGCGTATCAGTATGCGGCGACGGAGCCTTTTTCATGCAAGCCAATGTGCTCGGCACCGCGGTCGAATATAACCTGCCGTGCGTATGGGTGGTATGGAACAACTATGCGTACGCTTCCATCCGTGGGCTGCAGCGCGGCTACATGGGCGGACGCGAGCTCGCGACCGACTTCCATGATCCGATCACCGGCCAACGCTACAACCCGGACTTCGCGGCGATGGCGCGTTCCTGCGGCGTCGATGGCGTGCGCATCGACCGCGCCGCTGATCTCGCCGAGGCTATCCGTAGAGGCATCGCCGCCAACAGGCCCTATCTGATCGATGTCGATATTGCCGCCGATATCAATCCCGCCGGCGCCGGAATCTGGGAGTTGCCCGGGCTTGGACAAAGCAAGCCCGCGATCGGCACACGATACGAGCCGGTCTGA
- a CDS encoding IclR family transcriptional regulator, which yields MTSRTKLKTSDKPASPRKTSVARLVQSTEQNIDDDAEDRARSGVQSLGRAFAILEEVARHREGIGLAELSKLVGLHNSTTFHLAKTMVSLGYMRQERDSKRYRVGRPLFALAASALDEIEMVNLATPVLEDLSRESGESGHFAVRMGDSVVVIARTSGAGAFQLTDRVGVVRPAHCTALGKIILASLRPDQLKRFLERVELKPSTKKSITDPSALLREITEIRRDAIAFDDGEFNAEVRCVAVPVYNFTGEVIGALGISGPIWRMTDQVLQSRAKLVQTAAKRLSAEFGARDIAKSS from the coding sequence GTGACATCGCGCACCAAGCTGAAGACCAGCGACAAGCCGGCCAGTCCACGCAAGACGTCGGTTGCGCGCCTGGTGCAATCGACCGAGCAAAACATCGACGACGATGCCGAGGACCGCGCGCGCAGCGGCGTGCAGTCGCTCGGGCGCGCGTTCGCGATCCTGGAAGAAGTCGCGCGTCACCGCGAGGGCATCGGGCTCGCCGAACTCAGCAAGCTGGTCGGCCTGCATAATTCCACCACCTTCCACCTCGCCAAGACGATGGTCTCGCTCGGCTATATGCGGCAGGAGCGCGATTCCAAGCGCTACCGCGTCGGCCGGCCGCTGTTTGCGCTCGCGGCGAGCGCGCTCGACGAGATCGAAATGGTCAATCTCGCAACGCCCGTTCTCGAGGATCTGTCGCGCGAAAGCGGCGAAAGCGGCCATTTTGCCGTGCGGATGGGCGATTCCGTGGTTGTCATCGCCCGCACCAGCGGGGCCGGCGCGTTTCAATTGACCGACCGTGTCGGCGTGGTGCGGCCGGCGCATTGCACCGCGCTTGGCAAGATCATCCTGGCCTCGCTTCGCCCCGATCAGCTAAAGCGTTTCCTCGAACGGGTCGAACTGAAGCCCTCGACCAAGAAGTCGATCACCGATCCGTCGGCGCTGCTGCGGGAAATCACCGAAATCCGGCGCGACGCGATCGCCTTTGACGACGGCGAGTTCAACGCGGAAGTGCGCTGCGTCGCGGTGCCGGTCTACAACTTCACCGGCGAGGTGATCGGCGCACTCGGCATTTCCGGCCCGATCTGGCGCATGACGGACCAGGTGCTGCAAAGCCGCGCCAAACTGGTGCAAACAGCGGCCAAACGGCTTTCCGCCGAGTTCGGCGCCAGGGACATCGCCAAATCTTCCTGA
- a CDS encoding ABC transporter substrate-binding protein: MTRYSRRMLLKASAAFAGASAIGFPSIVSGQTEKIKIGHLTPLTGFLGALGAYAQLGIRMAEEEINAAGGVMGRQLDITSEDSVNPATAATKAQRMLDQDGVAVLMGEINSASALTIMQVAERNKRLFMQIGARSDALRGKNCNKYTFHVDIPSTVMVNAVGKALVRDNMMKDKKFYTLTADYIFGHDLARAAKSFFDANGGKLIGDELVATDVTDFSPYLLKIRQAKPDVVCSNLAGNQVTNLIKQYAEFGLPYPIVGFNLNTADAWAAGDGNLSGTWPTVWYHTSDVPASKTFVANFIKKNGKPPENHAWIEYVSLKMMAQAMNETKSTDTDRLIAYFEKETQFDILKGRKAYFRSWDHQLMQEAYPFTVKAKGQAKDKWDTLDLGAAIPGPNESLESIALTKEQNPCSM, encoded by the coding sequence ATGACCCGCTACAGCCGACGTATGTTGTTGAAAGCCAGTGCCGCCTTCGCCGGCGCGTCCGCGATCGGATTTCCCTCGATCGTCAGCGGCCAGACCGAGAAGATCAAGATCGGCCACCTGACGCCGCTGACCGGCTTTCTCGGCGCGCTCGGCGCCTATGCCCAGCTCGGCATCCGCATGGCCGAGGAAGAGATCAACGCCGCCGGCGGCGTCATGGGCCGGCAGCTCGACATCACCTCGGAAGATTCGGTCAATCCCGCCACCGCCGCGACCAAGGCCCAGCGCATGCTCGACCAGGACGGCGTTGCCGTGCTGATGGGCGAGATCAATTCGGCCTCGGCGCTGACCATCATGCAGGTCGCCGAGCGCAACAAGCGGCTGTTCATGCAGATCGGCGCGCGCTCCGACGCTTTGCGCGGCAAGAACTGCAACAAATACACCTTCCATGTCGACATCCCCTCCACCGTGATGGTGAACGCGGTCGGCAAGGCGCTGGTGCGCGACAACATGATGAAGGACAAGAAATTCTACACGCTGACCGCCGACTACATCTTCGGTCACGATCTGGCGCGTGCCGCCAAATCCTTCTTCGACGCCAACGGCGGCAAGCTGATCGGCGATGAGCTGGTCGCCACCGACGTCACCGACTTCAGCCCGTATCTGCTGAAGATCCGCCAGGCCAAGCCGGACGTGGTCTGCTCCAACCTCGCCGGCAACCAGGTCACCAACCTGATCAAGCAATATGCCGAGTTCGGCCTGCCCTACCCGATCGTCGGCTTCAATCTCAACACCGCCGATGCCTGGGCCGCCGGCGACGGCAATCTGAGCGGCACCTGGCCGACGGTCTGGTACCACACGTCGGACGTTCCGGCGTCGAAGACGTTCGTCGCCAACTTCATCAAGAAGAACGGCAAGCCGCCGGAAAACCATGCCTGGATCGAATATGTCTCGCTGAAGATGATGGCGCAGGCCATGAACGAGACCAAATCGACCGACACCGACAGGCTGATCGCCTACTTCGAGAAGGAAACCCAGTTCGACATCCTGAAGGGACGCAAGGCCTATTTCCGCTCGTGGGATCACCAGTTGATGCAGGAAGCCTATCCCTTCACGGTCAAGGCCAAGGGTCAGGCCAAGGACAAGTGGGACACGCTGGACCTTGGCGCCGCGATTCCCGGACCGAATGAATCGCTCGAGAGCATTGCCCTGACCAAGGAGCAGAATCCCTGCTCGATGTAA